A stretch of the Candidatus Cloacimonadota bacterium genome encodes the following:
- a CDS encoding HEPN domain-containing protein yields LLFDFRSESDYTDLFYAEKKQVEELIPQAKELIDFI; encoded by the coding sequence ATTTACTTTTTGATTTCAGATCTGAAAGTGATTATACGGATTTATTTTATGCAGAGAAAAAACAGGTTGAGGAACTAATTCCCCAAGCAAAAGAATTGATAGATTTTATTTAA